The segment ACCAGGTCCTGGAGGTCCTCCGACTTGAGATCGTCGGGGACGGTGTGGTCGAGGGCCTTGTAGGCGCCGGCCAGGTAGCGCAGCACGATCCCCTCGGTGCGGGCCAGCTCGTAGTAGGACACCAGCTCCGTGAAGGACATCGCCCGCTCGTACATGTCGCGGATGACGGACTTCGGCGACAGCGGATGGTCGCCCACCCACGGGTGACTCCTGCGGTAGGTGTCGTACGCGTGGAAGAGCAGCTCCTCCAGGGGCTTGGGGTACGAGACGTCCTGGAGACGCTCCATCCGCTCCTCGTACTCGACACCGTCCGCCTTCATCGCGGCCACGGCCTCGCCCCGCGCCTTGTTCTGCTGGGCGGCCAGGATCTGGCGCGGGTCGTCGAGCGTGGACTCCACGACCGAGACCATGTCGAGCGCGTAGGACGGCGACTCCGGGTCCAGCAGTTCGAACGCGGCCAGCGCGAAGGTGGACAGCGGCTGGTTCAGCGCGAAGTCCTGCTGGAGGTCCACCGTGAGGCGGACGACACGGCCCGTGGCATCCGGCTCGTCGAGCTTCTCGACGATCCCGCCGTCCAGGAGCGAGCGGTAGATCGCGATCGCGCGCCGGATGTGCCGCAGCTGCTGCCTGCGCGGTTCGTGGTTGTCCTCGAGCAGGTGACGCATCGCCTCGAAGGCGTTGCCGGGACGGGCGATCACCGACAGCAGCATCGTGTGGGTGACCCGGAAGCGGGACGCCAGCGGCTCCGGGTCGGACTCGATGAGCTTGTCGAAGGTGTTCTCCGTCCAGCCCACGAACCCCTCCGGCGCCTTCTTGCGCACCACCTTGCGACGCTTCTTCGGATCGTCGCCGGCCTTGCTGAGGGCCTTCTCGTTCTCGATCACGTGCTCGGGGGCCTGCGCGACCACCAGGCCCGCCGTGTCGAAGCCGGCCCGGCCGGCCCGGCCCGCGATCTGGTGGAACTCCCGGGCCCGCAGCGTGCGCACGCGGTTGCCGTCGTACTTCGTCAGCGCCGTGAAGAGCACCGTGCGGATGGGGACGTTGACCCCCACGCCGAGCGTGTCCGTACCGCAGATCACCTTCAGCAGACCGGCCTGCGCGAGCTTCTCCACCAGGCGCCGGTACTTGGGCAGCATGCCGGCGTGGTGGACGCCGATGCCGTGCCGCACGTAGCGCGAGAGGTTCTGACCGAACTTCGTGGTGAAGCGGAAGTTGCCGATCAGGTCGGCGATCCGCTCCTTCTCCTCGCGCGAGCACATGTTGATGCTCATCAGCGCCTGCGCCCGCTCCACCGCCTGGGCCTGCGTGAAGTGCACGATGTAGACGGGCGCCTGCCTGGTCACCAGCAGGTCGCTGAGCGTCTCCGTCATCGGGGTGTAGCGGTACTCGTAGGACAGCGGCACGGGCCGGGTCGCCGAGCGGACCACGGACGTGGGACGGCCGGTGCGCCGCGCGAGGTCCTTCTCGAAGAAGGACACGTCGCCGAGCGTGGCCGACATGAGCACGAACTGCGCCTGGGGCAGCTCCAGGATGGGGATCTGCCAGGCCCAGCCGCGGTCGCCCTCCGCGTAGAAGTGGAACTCGTCCATGACGACCTGGCCGACGTCGGCGTTGCGGCCGTCGCGCAGCGCGATCGAGGCCAGCACCTCGGCCGTGCAGCAGATCACCGGGGCGTCGGAGTTCACGGACGCGTCGCCGGTCAGCATGCCGACGTTCTCCGTGCCGAAGATCTTGCACAGCTCGAAGAACTTCTCCGACACCAGCGCCTTGATCGGAGCCGTGTAGAAGGTGACCTCGTCACGGGCGAGCGCGGCGAAGTGCGCGGCCGCCGCGATCATGCTCTTGCCGGATCCGGTGGGCGTCGACACGATCACGTTCGCCCCGGAGACCACCTCGATCAGCGCCTCCTCCTGGTGGGGGTAGAGCGTCAGACCACGCTCCTGCGCCCAGGACTCGAAGGCTTCGTACAGGGCGTCGGGATCTGCGGTCGGAGGCAACTGATCGATGAGGGTCACGCCCCCATCTTGCCTGCCCGCGTCCCGGAGAGGGGAATCGGATGCCGGCCCGAAGATCACGAACGCTACGCTGTGTCGCCGACGGAGCGTCAACGCACCCGGTCAACTGCACAGCGGTATTCGAGGAATAGGGCGGGCCACGGCCATGATGGGACCAGCACACTCACTGTCGGGCGCCGCCGCCTGGCTCGGCGTCGGTGCGGCCGCCGCCGCGGCCGGGCACACGATGCCCTGGCCGGTCCTGCTCGCCGGCGCGCTGATCTGCGCCGGAGCGGCACTCGCCCCGGACCTCGACCACAAGGCCGCCACCATCTCCCGGGCCTTCGGACCGCTCTCCCGCTGGCTGTGCGAGATCGTCGACAAGCTCTCCTACGCCGTCTACAAGGCCACCCGCAAGCAGGGCGACCCGCGTCGCTCCGGCGGGCACCGGACCCTCACGCACACCTGGCTGTGGGCCGTCATGATCGGCGGGGGCGCGTCGGCGCTGGCCATCACCGGTGGCCGCTGGGCGGTGCTGGCGCTGCTCTTCGTGCACATGGTGCTGGCGATCGAGGGGCTGCTGTGGCGCGCGGCCCGGGGATCCAGCAGCGATGTGCTGGTGTGGCTGCTGGCCGCCACCAGCGCCTGGATCCTCGCCGGAGTGCTGGACAAGCCGGGCAACGGCTCGGACTGGCTGTTCACCGAACCCGGTCAGCAGTACCTGTGGCTGGGGCTGCCGATCGTGCTGGGCGCGCTGGTGCACGACATCGGCGACGCGCTGACCGTCTCGGGCTGCCCGGTGCTGTGGCCCATC is part of the Streptomyces asoensis genome and harbors:
- a CDS encoding DEAD/DEAH box helicase; the protein is MTLIDQLPPTADPDALYEAFESWAQERGLTLYPHQEEALIEVVSGANVIVSTPTGSGKSMIAAAAHFAALARDEVTFYTAPIKALVSEKFFELCKIFGTENVGMLTGDASVNSDAPVICCTAEVLASIALRDGRNADVGQVVMDEFHFYAEGDRGWAWQIPILELPQAQFVLMSATLGDVSFFEKDLARRTGRPTSVVRSATRPVPLSYEYRYTPMTETLSDLLVTRQAPVYIVHFTQAQAVERAQALMSINMCSREEKERIADLIGNFRFTTKFGQNLSRYVRHGIGVHHAGMLPKYRRLVEKLAQAGLLKVICGTDTLGVGVNVPIRTVLFTALTKYDGNRVRTLRAREFHQIAGRAGRAGFDTAGLVVAQAPEHVIENEKALSKAGDDPKKRRKVVRKKAPEGFVGWTENTFDKLIESDPEPLASRFRVTHTMLLSVIARPGNAFEAMRHLLEDNHEPRRQQLRHIRRAIAIYRSLLDGGIVEKLDEPDATGRVVRLTVDLQQDFALNQPLSTFALAAFELLDPESPSYALDMVSVVESTLDDPRQILAAQQNKARGEAVAAMKADGVEYEERMERLQDVSYPKPLEELLFHAYDTYRRSHPWVGDHPLSPKSVIRDMYERAMSFTELVSYYELARTEGIVLRYLAGAYKALDHTVPDDLKSEDLQDLVEWLGEMVRQVDSSLLDEWEQLANPAEMTAEEAQEKADEVKPVTANARAFRVLVRNAMFRRVELAALDHVDQLGELDGESGWDADAWGEAMDKYWDEYDDLGTGPDARGPKLLVIQEEPQNALWRVRQIFDDPEDDHDWGISAEVDLTASDAEGRAVVRVTAVGQL
- a CDS encoding metal-dependent hydrolase, whose translation is MMGPAHSLSGAAAWLGVGAAAAAAGHTMPWPVLLAGALICAGAALAPDLDHKAATISRAFGPLSRWLCEIVDKLSYAVYKATRKQGDPRRSGGHRTLTHTWLWAVMIGGGASALAITGGRWAVLALLFVHMVLAIEGLLWRAARGSSSDVLVWLLAATSAWILAGVLDKPGNGSDWLFTEPGQQYLWLGLPIVLGALVHDIGDALTVSGCPVLWPIPVGRKRWYPIGPPKAMRFRAGSWVELKVLMPVFMVLGGVGGAAALNYI